The proteins below come from a single Mycobacterium parmense genomic window:
- the hemC gene encoding hydroxymethylbilane synthase, which produces MIRIGTRGSLLATTQAGAVRDALIANGHPAELVTISTVGDRSSAPIETLGVGVFTTALREAIEDGRVDAAVHSHKDLPTADDPRFTIAAIPTRNDPRDAVVARDGMVLGELPPGSLVGTSSPRRAAQLRALGLGLEIRPLRGNLDTRLNRVSSGDLDAIVVARAGLARLGRLGDVTETLEPVQMLPAPAQGALAVECRAGDGLAAVLAELDDADTRAAVTAERALLAELEAGCSAPVGAIAEVVESIDEDGRVFEELSLRGCVAALDGSDVIRASGIGNPGRARELGLSVAAELFELGARELMSAARQDSREEK; this is translated from the coding sequence GTGATCCGAATAGGCACCCGCGGCAGTCTGTTGGCCACCACGCAGGCCGGCGCCGTCAGGGACGCGCTGATCGCCAACGGACACCCGGCGGAGCTGGTGACCATCAGCACGGTGGGTGACCGGTCCTCGGCGCCCATCGAGACCCTCGGAGTGGGCGTCTTCACCACCGCGCTGCGCGAGGCCATCGAAGACGGCCGCGTCGACGCGGCGGTGCACTCCCACAAGGATTTGCCCACCGCCGACGACCCGAGGTTCACCATCGCGGCGATACCCACCCGGAACGACCCCCGTGACGCGGTCGTCGCGCGCGACGGGATGGTGCTGGGCGAGTTGCCGCCCGGTTCGCTGGTGGGCACCTCGTCTCCCCGGCGGGCCGCGCAGCTTAGAGCATTGGGTCTCGGTTTGGAAATCCGCCCCCTACGAGGCAACCTAGATACCAGGTTGAACAGGGTGAGCAGTGGTGATCTGGACGCGATTGTGGTGGCTCGGGCTGGGTTGGCCCGGCTGGGCCGCCTCGGTGACGTGACCGAGACGCTCGAGCCGGTGCAGATGTTGCCGGCGCCGGCTCAGGGCGCGCTCGCCGTCGAATGCCGCGCCGGTGACGGGTTGGCGGCGGTGCTGGCGGAGTTGGACGACGCCGACACGCGAGCGGCGGTCACCGCGGAGCGAGCCCTGTTGGCCGAACTCGAGGCCGGTTGCTCTGCACCGGTGGGCGCGATCGCCGAGGTGGTCGAGTCCATCGATGAGGACGGCCGGGTCTTCGAGGAGCTGTCGCTGCGCGGCTGCGTGGCGGCGCTGGACGGGTCCGACGTGATCCGAGCGTCCGGCATCGGCAATCCCGGTCGGGCACGAGAGCTGGGGCTCTCGGTGGCCGCGGAGTTGTTCGAGCTTGGCGCGCGGGAGCTGATGAGCGCAGCGCGGCAAGACTCGCGCGAGGAAAAGTAG
- a CDS encoding glutamyl-tRNA reductase, which translates to MSVLLFGVSHRSAPVSVLEHLTIDESDQGKIVDRVLQSPLVTEAMVLSTCNRVEVYAVVDAFHGGLAVIGQVLSEHSGMPMGDLTKYAYVRYSEAAVEHLFSVASGLDSAVIGEQQVLGQVRRAYASAEGNRTVGRVLHELAQRALSVGKRVHSETAIDAAGASVVSVALDMAERRLGGLSGRTAVVVGAGAMGALAAAHLTRAGIREIQVLNRSSSRAQRLARKIRDAGVASRALHLDQLAGALAQADVVVSCTGAVSPVISLADVHHALAAAGRDEATRPLVICDLGMPRDVDPAVAGLPGVWVVDVDRIQHEPSAHAAASDVDAARHIVAAEVSAYLAGQRMAEVTPTVTALRQRAADVVEAELLRLDNRLPGLAMSEREEVARTVRRVVDKLLHAPTVRIKQLASAPGGDSYAEALRELFELDQTAIDSVAAVAAGELPVVAGGLDAGGAQTRAE; encoded by the coding sequence GTGAGCGTCCTGCTCTTCGGGGTTTCGCACCGCAGTGCGCCGGTCTCCGTCCTGGAACACCTCACCATCGACGAATCCGATCAGGGCAAGATCGTCGACCGGGTGTTGCAGTCCCCTCTGGTGACCGAGGCCATGGTGTTGTCGACGTGCAACCGGGTCGAGGTTTATGCGGTGGTGGACGCGTTCCACGGCGGTCTGGCCGTGATCGGGCAGGTGCTGTCGGAGCACTCCGGCATGCCGATGGGAGACCTGACCAAATACGCCTACGTGCGTTACAGCGAGGCCGCCGTCGAGCACCTGTTCTCGGTCGCCAGCGGTCTGGACTCCGCGGTGATCGGGGAACAGCAGGTGCTGGGGCAGGTGCGGCGCGCGTACGCCTCCGCCGAAGGCAACCGGACCGTCGGGCGGGTGCTGCACGAGCTGGCCCAGCGGGCGCTGTCGGTGGGCAAGCGCGTGCACTCCGAGACCGCCATCGACGCCGCCGGCGCGTCGGTTGTCTCGGTGGCCCTCGATATGGCCGAACGCCGCCTGGGCGGCCTGTCGGGCAGGACCGCCGTCGTGGTCGGCGCCGGTGCGATGGGCGCCCTGGCCGCGGCGCATCTGACCCGCGCGGGCATCCGCGAGATCCAGGTGCTCAACCGGTCGTCGTCCCGCGCCCAGCGGCTGGCCCGCAAGATCCGCGATGCCGGCGTGGCGTCCCGGGCGCTGCATCTCGACCAGCTGGCCGGTGCGCTGGCCCAGGCCGACGTCGTGGTCAGCTGCACCGGTGCGGTGAGCCCGGTGATCTCTTTGGCCGACGTGCATCACGCGCTGGCCGCCGCCGGCCGGGACGAGGCGACCCGCCCGCTGGTGATCTGCGACCTGGGCATGCCGCGCGACGTCGATCCGGCGGTCGCCGGGCTGCCCGGCGTCTGGGTGGTCGACGTGGACCGCATCCAGCACGAGCCGTCCGCCCACGCCGCCGCTTCCGACGTCGACGCCGCCCGCCACATCGTCGCCGCCGAGGTGTCGGCCTACCTGGCGGGGCAGCGGATGGCCGAGGTCACCCCGACGGTGACCGCGCTGCGCCAGCGCGCCGCCGACGTGGTCGAGGCGGAGTTGCTGCGCCTGGACAACCGGTTGCCCGGGCTCGCGATGTCCGAGCGCGAGGAGGTGGCCCGGACCGTCCGCCGGGTGGTGGACAAGCTGCTGCACGCGCCGACCGTGCGGATCAAGCAGCTCGCGAGCGCCCCCGGTGGCGACAGCTACGCCGAGGCGCTGCGTGAACTCTTCGAACTCGACCAGACCGCCATCGACTCCGTAGCCGCCGTCGCCGCAGGCGAATTGCCAGTTGTGGCAGGCGGATTGGATGCCGGCGGCGCGCAGACCCGCGCCGAGTAG
- a CDS encoding glutaredoxin family protein: protein MADTGAAASGRPQVVLLTRDGCTLCVRVHARLGELAREWGFDLSCVDVDAAAAAGDPGLRAEFGDRLPVVLLDGREHSYWDIDEDRLRADLGR from the coding sequence ATGGCAGACACGGGCGCGGCGGCTTCGGGCCGGCCACAGGTCGTGCTGCTGACGCGCGACGGCTGCACCCTGTGTGTGCGAGTGCACGCCCGGCTCGGGGAACTGGCCCGCGAGTGGGGCTTTGACCTGTCGTGCGTCGACGTCGACGCCGCCGCCGCGGCGGGCGACCCCGGCCTGCGGGCGGAGTTCGGCGACCGGCTGCCGGTGGTGCTGCTCGACGGCCGCGAGCACAGTTATTGGGACATCGACGAGGACCGGCTGCGCGCCGACCTCGGCCGATAG
- a CDS encoding WXG100 family type VII secretion target: protein MAGDNTLRVDPHTLRWSAAALSNGAEELRNRLTDLDDRVGALLGGWRGASGSAYGSAWELWHRGAGEVEAGLAILGRLVAEAGGAYQENETTSALRMRLGRSETDRG, encoded by the coding sequence GTGGCCGGTGACAACACTTTGCGCGTCGACCCGCACACCCTGCGGTGGTCCGCCGCGGCGCTGTCGAACGGCGCCGAGGAGCTGCGTAACCGGTTGACCGATCTCGACGACCGGGTCGGCGCCCTGTTGGGCGGGTGGCGCGGCGCGTCGGGGTCCGCCTACGGCTCGGCGTGGGAGTTGTGGCATCGAGGCGCCGGCGAGGTCGAGGCGGGGCTGGCGATCCTGGGGCGGCTCGTCGCCGAGGCCGGCGGGGCTTACCAGGAGAACGAGACCACTTCGGCGCTGCGGATGCGCCTGGGCAGGAGCGAGACCGACCGTGGCTGA
- a CDS encoding WXG100 family type VII secretion target: MAEPFRVDPELLADTVGHMAEFQRYAQQMIDEIDSVVRHLHSTWTGEGAAAHAEAHRHWACGGAMMRAALAQLTSAGATAHANYTGAASTNRGMWS; the protein is encoded by the coding sequence GTGGCTGAACCGTTTCGCGTCGATCCCGAACTGCTGGCCGACACCGTGGGCCACATGGCCGAATTCCAGCGCTACGCCCAGCAGATGATCGACGAAATCGATTCGGTGGTAAGGCATCTGCATTCGACGTGGACCGGTGAGGGCGCCGCCGCCCACGCCGAGGCGCACCGGCACTGGGCCTGCGGCGGGGCGATGATGCGTGCGGCGCTGGCGCAGCTGACAAGCGCGGGTGCGACCGCGCACGCCAACTACACCGGGGCGGCGTCGACGAACCGGGGCATGTGGTCCTAG
- a CDS encoding HAD family hydrolase: MTSSENSPDREGPGVTPVDLESLAADASAARALEGMRQAAAAEGPAGPQPPVDLTAAAFFDVDNTLVQGSSAVHFGRGLAARNYFTYRDVLGFIYAQAKFQMLGKENSNDVAAGRRKALAFIEGRSVEQLVTLGEEIYDEIIADKIWPGTRELTQMHLDAGQQVWLITATPYELAATIARRLGLTGALGTVAESVDGVFTGRLVGDILHGTGKAHAVRSLAIREGLNLKRCTAYSDSYNDVPMLSLVGTAVAINPDARLRTLARERGWEIRDFRTARKAARIGVPSALALGAAGGALAALASRRQSR; encoded by the coding sequence GTGACTTCCTCGGAGAATTCCCCGGACCGGGAAGGGCCGGGCGTCACTCCCGTCGACCTCGAGTCGCTGGCCGCCGACGCCAGCGCCGCGCGCGCGCTGGAGGGCATGCGGCAAGCGGCCGCGGCGGAGGGCCCGGCCGGCCCGCAGCCACCGGTCGACCTGACCGCGGCCGCGTTCTTCGACGTGGACAACACCCTGGTGCAGGGCTCCTCTGCGGTGCATTTCGGCCGGGGACTGGCCGCACGCAACTATTTCACCTACCGCGATGTGCTCGGATTCATCTACGCGCAGGCCAAGTTCCAGATGCTCGGCAAAGAGAACAGCAACGACGTCGCGGCCGGGCGGCGCAAAGCGCTCGCGTTCATCGAGGGCCGCTCGGTCGAGCAGTTGGTCACCCTCGGCGAGGAGATCTACGACGAGATCATCGCCGACAAGATCTGGCCCGGAACGCGTGAGCTCACGCAGATGCACCTCGATGCCGGCCAGCAGGTGTGGCTGATCACCGCAACGCCGTACGAACTGGCGGCCACCATCGCGCGCCGGCTGGGCCTGACCGGCGCGCTGGGCACCGTCGCCGAGTCGGTCGACGGCGTGTTCACCGGCAGGCTCGTCGGCGACATCCTGCACGGCACCGGCAAGGCGCACGCCGTGCGGTCGCTGGCCATCCGGGAGGGACTCAACCTCAAGCGCTGCACCGCCTACTCCGACAGCTACAACGACGTGCCCATGCTGTCGCTGGTCGGCACGGCGGTCGCCATCAACCCCGACGCCCGCCTGCGCACCCTGGCCCGCGAGCGCGGCTGGGAGATCCGCGACTTCCGCACCGCCCGGAAGGCGGCCCGAATCGGGGTACCGTCGGCGCTGGCGCTCGGCGCGGCCGGGGGCGCCTTGGCCGCCCTGGCCTCCCGACGTCAATCGCGCTGA
- a CDS encoding FAS1-like dehydratase domain-containing protein: protein MTTPKEAEGLIGSNYRGSDYFEVGREKIREFALAVKDDHPSHFNEADAAEAGYPALLAPLTFAAVAGRRVQLEIFTKFSIPINIARVIHRDQKFKFHRPILAHDRLFFDTYLDSVIESHGTVLAEIRSEISDAEGNPVVTGIVTMLGESAHQEASAAETAAAVASISAGK, encoded by the coding sequence ATGACGACTCCCAAAGAAGCCGAAGGACTCATCGGCAGCAACTACCGGGGATCGGACTACTTCGAGGTCGGACGCGAGAAGATCCGGGAGTTCGCGCTCGCGGTGAAAGACGACCACCCGTCCCACTTCAACGAGGCCGACGCGGCCGAAGCCGGTTATCCGGCGCTGTTGGCGCCCTTGACCTTCGCGGCAGTCGCCGGGCGGCGCGTGCAGCTGGAGATCTTCACCAAGTTCAGCATTCCGATCAACATCGCCCGGGTCATCCACCGCGACCAGAAGTTCAAGTTCCACCGGCCGATCCTGGCCCACGACAGGCTCTTCTTCGACACCTACCTGGACTCGGTGATCGAGTCGCACGGCACCGTCCTCGCCGAGATCCGCAGCGAAATCTCCGACGCCGAAGGCAATCCGGTGGTGACCGGCATCGTGACGATGCTCGGCGAATCCGCACACCAGGAGGCGAGCGCGGCAGAAACCGCCGCCGCCGTTGCGTCGATATCAGCCGGTAAGTAG
- a CDS encoding lysophospholipid acyltransferase family protein → MVGETRANVIPLHTNRGRVAARRRADQRAESARQHPSLLSEPQGRASAEQIAAVVREIDERRRTAGTGGKPGSPEAPLNELAQRVAAVAGFLRQRLTGDYSVDEFGFDPHFNSAIVRPLLRFFFRSWFRVEVSGIENLPGDGPALVVANHAGVLPFDGLMLSVAVHDEHPAHRDIRLLAADMVFDLPLIGEAARKAGHTMACTTDAHRLLAGGELTAVFPEGYKGLGKRFEERYRLQRFGRGGFVTAALRTKAPIIPCSIIGSEEIYPMLTDVKLLARLFGLPYFPVTPLFPLAGPAGLVPLPSKWRITFGEPIYTNDYAASDAEDPMVTFELTDQVRETIQQTLYRMLAGRRNIFLG, encoded by the coding sequence GTGGTGGGTGAAACCAGAGCGAATGTCATTCCACTGCACACCAATCGGGGCCGGGTAGCGGCGCGTCGGCGAGCCGATCAGCGCGCGGAGTCGGCGCGGCAGCATCCCTCGTTGCTATCCGAGCCGCAGGGCCGCGCGTCGGCCGAGCAGATCGCCGCCGTCGTCCGCGAAATCGACGAACGCCGCCGCACCGCGGGCACCGGCGGCAAGCCGGGCTCCCCCGAGGCGCCCCTGAACGAGCTGGCTCAGCGTGTCGCCGCGGTCGCCGGATTTCTTCGCCAGCGGCTCACCGGCGACTACAGCGTCGACGAGTTCGGCTTCGACCCGCACTTCAACAGCGCAATCGTCAGGCCTTTGCTGAGGTTCTTCTTCCGGTCGTGGTTCCGGGTGGAGGTCAGCGGCATCGAGAACCTGCCGGGCGACGGTCCGGCCCTGGTGGTGGCCAACCACGCCGGGGTGCTGCCATTCGACGGCCTGATGCTGTCGGTGGCCGTGCACGACGAGCACCCGGCGCACCGGGACATCCGGCTGCTGGCCGCCGACATGGTCTTCGACCTGCCCCTGATAGGCGAGGCCGCGCGCAAGGCCGGCCACACCATGGCCTGCACGACCGACGCGCACCGGCTGCTGGCCGGCGGCGAACTGACGGCGGTGTTCCCGGAAGGCTACAAGGGCCTCGGCAAACGCTTCGAGGAGCGCTACCGGCTGCAGCGGTTCGGCCGCGGCGGCTTCGTGACCGCCGCGCTGCGCACCAAGGCGCCGATCATCCCGTGCTCGATCATCGGCTCCGAAGAGATCTATCCGATGCTGACCGACGTCAAGCTGCTGGCGCGGCTGTTCGGCCTGCCGTACTTCCCGGTCACGCCGCTGTTCCCGCTGGCCGGCCCCGCCGGCCTGGTGCCGTTGCCGTCCAAATGGCGCATCACCTTCGGCGAGCCGATCTACACCAACGACTACGCGGCGTCCGACGCCGAAGACCCGATGGTCACCTTCGAGCTGACCGACCAGGTGCGCGAGACCATTCAGCAGACGCTGTACCGGATGCTCGCCGGGCGCCGCAACATCTTCCTGGGCTGA
- a CDS encoding SDR family oxidoreductase has product MDSSSGEGAAAGGTGSDAVHYPKVVLVTGACRFLGGYLTARLAQNPMIKGVIAVDAIAPSKDMLRRMGRAEFVRADIRNPFIAKVIRNGDVDTVVHAAAASYAPRSGGSAALKEINVMGAMQLFAACQKAPSVRRVVLKSTSEVYGSSAHDPVVFTEDSTSRRPLRGGFAKDSLDIEGYARGLGRRRPDIAVTILRLANMIGPAMDTTLSRYLAGPLVPTMFGRDARLQLLHEQDALGALERAAMAGKAGTFNIGADGIVMLSQAIRRAGRIPLPVPGFGVWALDSLRRANRYNEISREQFDYLSYGRVMDTTRMRTELGYQPKWTTAEAFDDYVRGRRLTPIIDPHRVRSLEGRAIALAQRWGSRSPIPWGGVR; this is encoded by the coding sequence GTGGATTCGTCGAGTGGGGAAGGTGCCGCAGCGGGGGGCACCGGAAGCGACGCCGTGCACTACCCCAAGGTGGTGCTGGTCACCGGCGCGTGCCGGTTCCTCGGCGGCTACCTGACAGCCCGCCTCGCGCAGAACCCGATGATCAAAGGGGTCATCGCGGTGGACGCGATCGCGCCCAGCAAGGACATGCTGCGCCGGATGGGCCGCGCCGAGTTTGTCCGCGCCGACATTCGAAACCCATTCATTGCCAAGGTGATTCGCAACGGCGATGTCGACACGGTGGTGCACGCCGCGGCCGCCTCGTACGCGCCGCGGTCGGGCGGCAGCGCCGCGTTGAAGGAAATCAACGTGATGGGCGCGATGCAGTTGTTCGCGGCCTGTCAGAAGGCGCCGTCGGTGCGCCGCGTCGTGCTCAAGTCGACGTCCGAGGTGTACGGGTCGAGCGCCCACGACCCGGTCGTGTTCACCGAGGACAGCACCAGCCGGCGTCCGTTGCGCGGCGGCTTCGCCAAGGACAGCCTCGACATCGAGGGGTATGCGCGCGGGTTGGGCAGGCGCCGGCCGGACATCGCGGTCACCATCCTGCGGTTGGCCAACATGATCGGCCCGGCGATGGACACCACGCTGTCGCGCTACCTTGCAGGACCGTTGGTGCCCACCATGTTTGGCCGCGACGCGCGACTTCAGCTGCTGCACGAGCAGGATGCGCTCGGGGCGCTGGAACGCGCGGCGATGGCCGGCAAGGCCGGGACGTTCAACATCGGCGCCGACGGCATCGTCATGCTGTCCCAGGCGATCCGGCGGGCCGGCCGGATTCCGCTGCCGGTGCCCGGCTTCGGGGTATGGGCGCTGGATTCGCTGCGGCGGGCCAATCGCTACAACGAGATCAGCCGCGAGCAGTTCGACTATTTGAGCTACGGCCGCGTCATGGACACCACCAGGATGCGCACCGAGCTTGGTTACCAGCCGAAATGGACGACGGCGGAGGCGTTCGACGACTACGTCCGCGGACGTCGCCTGACTCCCATAATCGACCCGCATCGGGTACGCTCCTTGGAAGGTCGCGCCATAGCTCTAGCGCAGCGCTGGGGTAGCCGTAGTCCAATTCCGTGGGGCGGGGTCAGGTAG
- a CDS encoding 30S ribosomal protein bS22, which translates to MGSVIKKRRKRMSKKKHRKLLRRTRVQRRKLGK; encoded by the coding sequence ATGGGTTCAGTAATCAAGAAGCGGCGCAAGCGCATGTCGAAGAAGAAGCACCGCAAACTTCTGCGTCGCACCCGGGTGCAGCGCAGAAAACTCGGCAAGTAG
- a CDS encoding cell division/environmental response transcriptional regulator: MTSTNGPSARDSAGKGRDTSSVEGQQGRTQFLTVAEVAALMRVSKMTVYRLVHNGELPAVRVGRSFRVHAKAVHDMLETSYFDAG; encoded by the coding sequence ATGACGTCTACGAACGGGCCATCAGCGCGAGATTCTGCAGGTAAGGGACGGGACACGAGTTCTGTCGAAGGCCAGCAGGGCAGGACTCAGTTTCTCACCGTCGCCGAGGTTGCGGCGTTGATGCGGGTCTCCAAGATGACGGTCTACCGGCTGGTGCACAACGGCGAGCTGCCCGCGGTTCGGGTCGGGCGGTCGTTCCGGGTGCACGCCAAGGCCGTCCACGACATGCTGGAGACCTCCTACTTCGACGCCGGCTGA
- the proC gene encoding pyrroline-5-carboxylate reductase codes for MARIAIIGGGSIGEALLSGLLRAGRQTKDLVVVERIPERAKYLADEYSVRVTSVSDAVDNASFVVVAVKPADVESVMGELARAATAAGNDSAEQVFVTVAAGITLGYFESKLPAGTPVVRAMPNAAALVGAGVTALAKGRFVTAVQLEEVSALFDAVGGVLTVPEAQMDAVTALSGSGPAYFLLLVEALVDAGVAAGLNRQVATDLTTQTMAGAAAMLLERMEADGRPAAGEALGLRVDTAAAQLRATITSPGGTTAAALRELEKGGLRAAVDAAVQAAKKRSEQLRITSE; via the coding sequence ATGGCGAGAATCGCGATCATCGGCGGGGGCAGCATCGGCGAGGCACTGCTGTCGGGTCTGCTGCGCGCCGGCCGTCAGACCAAAGACCTCGTGGTGGTCGAACGGATTCCCGAGCGCGCCAAGTACCTGGCGGACGAGTACTCGGTGCGGGTCACCTCGGTGAGCGACGCCGTGGACAACGCGTCGTTCGTCGTCGTCGCGGTCAAGCCGGCCGACGTCGAGTCGGTGATGGGGGAGTTGGCCCGCGCCGCCACCGCGGCCGGGAATGACTCCGCAGAGCAGGTCTTCGTCACCGTGGCGGCGGGGATCACGCTCGGCTACTTCGAGTCCAAGCTGCCGGCCGGGACGCCGGTGGTACGGGCGATGCCCAATGCGGCGGCGCTGGTGGGCGCGGGAGTGACCGCGCTGGCCAAGGGCCGCTTCGTCACCGCCGTGCAGCTCGAGGAGGTCTCGGCGCTGTTCGACGCCGTCGGTGGCGTGCTCACCGTGCCGGAGGCGCAGATGGACGCCGTCACGGCGCTGTCGGGTTCGGGGCCGGCGTATTTCTTGCTGCTGGTCGAGGCCCTGGTAGACGCCGGTGTCGCGGCGGGCCTGAACCGTCAGGTGGCCACCGACCTGACCACACAGACCATGGCCGGCGCGGCGGCCATGCTGCTCGAGCGCATGGAGGCCGACGGGCGCCCGGCCGCCGGCGAGGCGCTGGGCCTGCGGGTGGATACCGCGGCGGCGCAGCTGCGGGCCACCATCACCTCGCCCGGCGGCACCACCGCCGCGGCCCTGCGGGAGCTCGAAAAAGGCGGATTGCGAGCGGCGGTCGATGCGGCCGTCCAGGCCGCCAAAAAGCGCTCTGAGCAGCTAAGAATTACATCGGAATAA
- a CDS encoding thioesterase family protein: MNALFTTAMTLREVEPCVYEGELDKRWTIGPKVHGGAMLALCANAARTACGGPSNGLEPVAVSANFLWAPDPGAMRLVTSVRKRGRRISVVDVELLQGERTAVHAVVNIGEPEHYPPGGPASPLLSANPVVDLMAPEPPDDIEPIGPGHPLGGLVHLGEGCDVRPLLSTMGPGTDGKPPMLQMWARPRDVAPDALFALMCGDLSAPVTFAVDRTGWAPTIQLTTFLRGLPADGWLRVVCTCMEIGHDWFDEDHIVVDSLGRIVAQSRQLALVPAARG; this comes from the coding sequence ATGAACGCCTTATTCACCACCGCGATGACGCTGCGAGAGGTCGAGCCCTGCGTCTACGAGGGAGAACTCGACAAGCGCTGGACCATCGGGCCCAAGGTGCACGGGGGCGCCATGCTGGCGTTGTGCGCCAACGCGGCCCGCACCGCGTGCGGCGGCCCGTCGAACGGGCTGGAACCCGTCGCCGTCTCGGCGAACTTTCTGTGGGCGCCCGATCCGGGGGCGATGCGCCTGGTGACCTCGGTCCGCAAGCGCGGCCGGCGCATCAGCGTCGTCGACGTCGAACTCCTGCAGGGCGAGCGCACCGCCGTGCACGCCGTGGTCAACATCGGCGAGCCCGAGCACTATCCTCCCGGCGGTCCCGCCTCGCCGCTGCTGTCGGCGAACCCGGTCGTGGACCTGATGGCGCCGGAGCCCCCCGACGACATCGAGCCGATCGGTCCCGGGCACCCGCTGGGCGGCCTGGTCCACCTGGGCGAGGGATGCGACGTCCGTCCGCTGCTGTCGACGATGGGCCCCGGCACGGACGGTAAGCCGCCGATGCTGCAGATGTGGGCCAGGCCCCGCGACGTCGCCCCGGACGCGCTGTTCGCGCTCATGTGCGGGGACCTCTCGGCGCCGGTGACCTTCGCCGTCGACCGCACCGGCTGGGCTCCCACCATTCAGCTCACCACCTTCCTGCGCGGCCTGCCCGCCGACGGCTGGCTGCGGGTGGTCTGCACCTGCATGGAGATCGGCCACGACTGGTTCGATGAGGACCACATCGTCGTCGACAGCCTCGGCCGGATCGTGGCGCAGTCACGCCAGCTCGCGCTGGTCCCTGCCGCTCGCGGATAG
- a CDS encoding sugar phosphate isomerase/epimerase family protein — protein MRPSIKVGLSTASVYPLRAEAAFEYAARLGYDGVELMVWSESVSQDIDAVEKLSRRYRVPVLSVHAPCLLISQRVWGANPIPKLERSVRAAEQLGAQTVVVHPPFRWQRRYAEGFSEQVMELEASSDVLVAVENMFPFRADRFFGAGQSRERMRKRGGGPGPAISAFAPSYDPLDGNHAHYTLDLSHTSTAGTDALDMAERMGAGLVHLHLCDGSGLPADEHLVPGRGTQPTAEVCQMLAGGHFAGHVILEVSTSSARSAGERETMLTQSLQFARTHLLR, from the coding sequence TTGCGCCCATCAATCAAAGTCGGCCTCTCCACGGCCTCCGTGTATCCGCTGCGGGCCGAGGCCGCGTTCGAGTACGCGGCGCGCCTGGGCTACGACGGCGTCGAACTGATGGTGTGGAGCGAATCGGTCAGCCAGGACATCGACGCGGTGGAGAAGCTGTCCCGGCGCTACCGCGTGCCGGTGCTGTCCGTGCACGCCCCCTGCCTGCTGATCTCGCAGCGGGTGTGGGGCGCCAACCCCATCCCCAAGCTGGAACGCAGCGTGCGGGCCGCCGAGCAACTGGGCGCCCAGACCGTCGTCGTGCACCCGCCGTTCCGCTGGCAGCGGCGCTACGCGGAGGGATTCAGCGAGCAGGTCATGGAGCTGGAGGCGTCCAGCGACGTGCTGGTGGCCGTCGAGAACATGTTTCCGTTCCGCGCGGACCGGTTCTTCGGGGCCGGCCAGTCGCGTGAACGCATGCGCAAGCGGGGCGGCGGTCCCGGCCCGGCGATCTCGGCGTTCGCGCCGTCCTACGACCCGCTGGACGGCAACCACGCCCACTACACGCTGGACCTGTCCCACACCTCCACCGCGGGCACCGACGCCCTGGACATGGCGGAGCGGATGGGCGCGGGGCTGGTGCACCTGCACCTGTGCGACGGCAGCGGCCTGCCCGCCGACGAGCATCTGGTGCCGGGGCGCGGCACGCAACCCACCGCCGAGGTGTGCCAGATGCTGGCCGGCGGTCACTTCGCGGGGCACGTCATCCTGGAGGTGTCCACCTCGAGCGCCCGTTCGGCCGGCGAGCGCGAAACCATGCTCACCCAGTCGCTGCAGTTTGCCCGCACACACCTGCTGCGCTGA